The following proteins come from a genomic window of Brachyhypopomus gauderio isolate BG-103 unplaced genomic scaffold, BGAUD_0.2 sc44, whole genome shotgun sequence:
- the LOC143486139 gene encoding NACHT, LRR and PYD domains-containing protein 12-like: MLLTVCENATELSLACLVMLLSILFWRWRSRRTINSRHSKDTCESRLGPNTAHKQPGLSQDERRMYVTGNQLHSDHDVVPGSVCSPLVQTPCSPPIGCSIVQTPPTVPTGCSVAVSAEHGSSVAAPTFNSNNFYSANFTFTTKSADNESFEEQKAHLDCVKNILESHKANMKKKIECIFEGKKDLKNKIHLKKVYTQVFITEGELKDVNKEHEILKIDKAFGMKKCQDTPINCNQIFNLPWKDETNKLVLTKGVAGIGKTVSVQKFILDWAEKEANEDIDCIFLLPFREINLVKDEEYSFHELLLEFHPELAKLKETEMYEGHKLVFIFDGLDESRLPLDFNGRMVRSITKKASVDALITSLISGNILPSALIWITSRPAAAHQVPSEYVSLFTEVRGFTDEQKEEYFRKRIPDENEASKIIYHIKTSRSLHIMCHIPVFCWITATVLQAMLVENQGEDIPTTLTEMYIHFLLIQMNIKNQKYDMKVERDMTKLMESNRGMILKLAKLAFEQLKEENIMFYEDDLRACGIGITEDSEYSGICTEIFKQESVLHEKKVYCFIHLSVQEFLAALHVFCCFLKKNIDELQFFFDIFPTIIPTNLQLDLLLKKAIDKAKHSEKGHLDLFLRFLLGISLDSNQKLLIGLLPHTENTKKSISKVIQHIRQMQNKNPELPPETSINQFFCLLELKDRSLYNQIKKYMNVEKFPERELSLSNCSALAYMLLMSEEVLDEFNPKKYNESNAACRRLVPAVRCCRKALLARCELTETCCEDVSAALQDENSLLRELDLSDNYIIETGAQHLSSGLKSSHCKLEMLRLARCHFTQNTCAELASALSSILSCCLKELDLSNNDLEDSGLKQLLSGFQNSCCKLGILRLGWCKLTEKSCVFLSSILHCGSDPPLRELDLSNNDLQDTGIKLLSSGLKDPTCRLEILGLSGCLVTEEGCSSLASALSSNPSHLKELDLTYNHPGESGVKLLSARLEDPHCTLLLKTDPKGEVFIKPGMRKYSCALTFDPNTAHQVLCLSDADTKVTNMYEHQQHPDHPDRFEMFSQVLCKESLSGRCYWEVDFKDSDPAIGVTYQDIQRKEVGIALFDAQAQIGLNGLSWCLSCIYNGYQASHDSVHITIHAADSQSSRIGVYLDWTASTLSFYRISSHTQTHIHTFQVAFQKPVYAAFALNKGSVALCQMD, from the exons ATGTTGTTGACTG TGTGTGAGAATGCCACTGAACTGTCACTGGCTTGTCTGGTGATGCTTCTGTCCATTTTATTCTGGAGATGGAGATCAAGGAGGACTATAAATTCTCGGCACAGTAAAG ATACTTGTGAGTCCAGGTTAGGCCCAAACACAGCCCACAAGCAACCGGGTTTGTCTCAGGATGAGAGGAGGATGTATGTGACAGGAAACCAGCTGCATTCTGATCATGATGTAGTTCCTGGTTCAGTGTGTTCACCTCTGGTTCAGACTCCTTGCTCTCCTCCTATTGGATGTTCTATTGTCCAGACTCCGCCCACTGTTCCTACTGGATGCTCTGTTGCTGTGAGTGCTGAGCATGGCAGCAGTGTAGCTGCTCCGACGTTCAACAGCAACAACTTCTATAGCGCAAACTTTACCTTCACTACTAAGAGTGCTGACAATG AGTCGTTTGAAGAACAAAAAGCCCACTTAG ATTGTGTAAAGAACATTTTGGAGAGTCACAAAGCCAACATGAAGAAAAAAATCGAGTGTATTTTTGAAGGAAAAAAGGatctaaaaaataaaatccaTTTGAAGAAGGTTTACACACAGGTCTTTATCACAGAAGGAGAACTCAAAGATGTAAATAAAGAACATGAAATACTGAAGATTGACAAAGCATTCGGCATGAAAAAATGTCAGGACACTCCAATCAACTGTAATCAAATTTTTAATTTACCATGGAAAGATGAAACAAACAAGCTTGTGTTGACCAAAGGTGTTGCTGGCATTGGAAaaacagtttctgttcagaaaTTCATTCTTGATTGGGCAGAGAAAGAAGCAAATGAGGACATAGACTGCATATTTCTCCTTCCATTTCGAGAGATCAACTTGGTTAAAGATGAAGAGTACAGTTTTCATGAATTACTGTTGGAATTCCACCCCGAACTGGCAAAACTAAAAGAAACCGAAATGTATGAAGGCCACAAGCTCGTTTTCATCTTTGATGGGCTTGATGAGAGTCGACTGCCATTGGATTTCAACGGCCGCATGGTGAGGAGCATAACAAAGAAAGCATCTGTGGATGCCCTGATTACAAGCCTCATCAGTGGAAATATACTTCCTTCTGCCCTGATCTGGATAACCTCCCGACCAGCAGCAGCTCATCAAGTCCCTTCAGAGTATGTGAGCCTATTCACAGAGGTACGAGGCTTCACTGATGAACAGAAGGAGGAATACTTCAGAAAGAGAATACCAGATGAGAATGAAGCTTCTAAAATAATCTACCATATTAAGACATCTCGCAGTCTCCATATCATGTGCCATATACCTGTCTTCTGCTGGATCACAGCTACTGTTCTTCAGGCCATGCTGGTGGAAAACCAGGGCGAAGACATTCCCACCACACTGACTGAAATGTACATCCACTTCCTTCTTATACAAATGAACATAAAGAACCAGAAGTATGACATGAAAGTGGAACGAGACATGACAAAGCTGATGGAATCCAACAGAGGAATGATCTTGAAACTGGCTAAGCTGGCATTTGAACAACTGAAAGAGGAGAATATAATGTTCTATGAAGATGACCTGAGAGCCTGTGGCATTGGTATCACCGAAGACTCAGAATACAGTGGAATTTGCACAGAGATCTTCAAGCAGGAATCTGTACTTCATGAGAAGAAGGTTTACTGCTTCATACATTTGAGTGTTCAAGAGTTCCTTGCTGCTCTCCATGTGTTCTGTTGCTTCCTGAAGAAAAACATAGATGAACTGCAGTTCTTCTTTGATATCTTCCCTACGATTATTCCTACTAATCTTCAGTTGGATCTCTTATTAAAGAAGGCAATAGACAAAGCCAAGCATAGCGAGAAAGGACATTTAGACCTTTTCTTGCGTTTCCTGTTGGGTATCTCACTCGATTCCAATCAGAAACTTCTGATAGGCCTGCTGCCACACACGGAGAACACAAAAAAGAGCATTAGTAAAGTAATCCAGCACATCAGGCAGATGCAGAACAAAAatccagaactgccccctgagACATCCATCAATCAATTCTTCTGCCTGCTCGAACTCAAAGACAGATCCCTGTACAACCAAATCAAGAAATATATGAATGTGGAGAAATTTCCAGAGAGAGAACTCTCCTTATCAAATTGCTCAGCTCTAGCCTACATGCTGTTGATGTCTGAAGAGGTGTTAGATGAGTTCAACCCAAAGAAATACAATGAATCAAATGCTGCCTGCAGAAGACTGGTGCCTGCTGTGCGGTGTTGCAGAAAAGCTCT GTTGGCTAGGTGCGAGTTGACTGAGACTTGCTGTGAAGATGTATCTGCAGCTCTACAGGATGAAAACTCTCTTCTTAGAGAGTTGGATCTCAGCGATAATTACATAATAGAAACAGGAGCACAGCACCTGTCAAGTGGACTGAAGAgctcacactgtaaactggagatgcTGAG GTTAGCTCGATGCCATTTCACACAGAATACCTGTGCAGAATTGGCTTCTGCCCTGAGCTCCATTTTGTCATGCTGTCTGAAAGAACTGGACCTCAGCAACAATGATCTTGAAGATTCAGGACTGAAGCAACTCTTATCTGGATTTCAGAATTCGTGCTGTAAACTTGGCATTCTGAG GCTGGGCTGGTGTAAACTCACAGAGAAGAGCTGTGTGTTCCTCTCCTCCATTCTTCACTGTGGTTCTGATCCTCCTCTAAGAGAGCTGGACCTGAGCAACAATGATCTACAAGACACAGGCATAAAGCTGCTCTCTAGTGGACTGAAGGATCCTACATGTAGATTGGAGATACTGGG GTTGTCTGGTTGTCTggtcacagaggaaggctgttcttctctggcttctgCTCTGAGCtcaaacccctcacacctgaaagaactggatctgacctacaaccacccaggagagtcaggagtgaagctgctctctgctagactggaggatccacactgcacACTATTACTCAA GACAGACCCAAAGGGTGAAGTGTTTATTAAACCAGGGATGAGAAAGT ATTCTTGTGCGCTTACGTTCGACCCAAACACGGCACACCAGGTACTCTGCCTGTCCGATGCTGACACGAAGGTGACAAACATGTATGAACATCAACAGCATCCAGATCATCCAGACAGATTTGAAATGTTTTCACAAGTGCTGTGTAAAGAGAGTCTTTCAGGTCGCTGTTACTGGGAGGTTGATTTTAAAGATTCAGATCCTGCAATAGGAGTCACTTATCAAGATATTCAAAGGAAAGAAGTTGGAATTGCTTTGTTTGATGCTCAAGCTCAGATTGGTTTAAATGGTTTGTCATGGTGTCTTAGTTGCATTTATAATGGCTATCAGgccagtcatgattcagtgcaCATAACAATACATGCTGCTGATTCACAGTCAAGTAGAATAGGAGTGTATCTGGACTGGACAGCTAGTACTCTCTCTTTTTACCGCATCTCTtcccacactcagacacacatacacaccttccAGGTTGCTTTCCAGAAGCCTGTTTATGCTGCATTCGCCCTGAACAAGGGCTCTGTTGCTCTGTGTCAGATGGACTAA